From Rutidosis leptorrhynchoides isolate AG116_Rl617_1_P2 chromosome 3, CSIRO_AGI_Rlap_v1, whole genome shotgun sequence, a single genomic window includes:
- the LOC139902120 gene encoding 1-acyl-sn-glycerol-3-phosphate acyltransferase 2-like, with product MEVAKLKTITASHHFLRSHHPVHTFPPPQIFLINRGGNLHLVIFSQICVYQRPVDPLLITTALAIMKKSSKFLPVIGWSMWFSEYLFLERNFAKDESTIKVGLQQLKEYPQPFWLGLFVEGTRFTQAKLLVAQEYASSHGLPVPRNVLIPRTKGFVTSVSQTRSFIPAIYDMTVAIPKNSPPPTMLRLFKGQSSVVHLRMKRHLMKDLPETDEAVAKWCKDLFVAKDDLLDKHKEADVFPDSEVHDIGRPIKSLVVVTSWACLLIFWTFKFFQWSNLLSSWKGLTITTVCLSIVTVLMQILIQFSQSERSTPANVGPSRTSNGEESSHILLDKQQ from the exons ATGGAGGTAGCAAAATTGAAAACTATTACGGCTAGCCACCATTTTTTGCGTTCACACCATCCCGTTCACACTTTTCCACCTCCTCAAATTTTTCTTATAAATAGAGGTGGAAACCTTCATTT agttattttctctcaaatttgtgtgtacCAACGTCCAGTCGATCCCCTCTTAATCACAACAGCATTAGCCATCATGAAAAAATCGTCAAAGTTCCTTCCT GTCATAGGTTGGTCAATGTGGTTTTCGGAGTATCTTTTCCTTGAGAGAAATTTCGCGAAAGATGAAAGTACTATAAAG GTTGGTCTTCAACAGTTGAAGGAGTATCCTCAACCCTTTTGGTTGGGTCTTTTTGTTGAAGGGACCCGTTTTACTCAAGCGAAGCTTTTGGTAGCTCAAGAATATGCATCATCACATGGGTTACCTGTGCCTAGAAATGTGCTCATTCCAcgaacaaag ggTTTTGTTACATCAGTAAGTCAGACACGATCATTTATTCCAGCCATTTACGATATGACGGTTGCTATTCCAAAAAATTCTCCTCCGCCAACAATGTTGAGGCTCTTTAAGGGGCAGTCTTCTGTG GTTCACTTGAGAATGAAACGACATTTGATGAAAGATTTGCCAGAGACAGATGAAGCTGTTGCTAAATGGTGTAAAGATTTATTTGTTGCCAAG GATGATTTATTGGACAAGCATAAAGAAGCAGATGTCTTTCCTGATTCCGAAGTCCATGACATCGGACGGCCCATTAAGTCACTAGTG GTAGTTACTTCATGGGCATGTTTGCTTATTTTTTGGACATTCAAGTTCTTCCAATGGTCTAATCTTTTATCTTCATGGAAGGGTTTAACAATCACAACAGTTTGTCTGTCTATTGTCACCGTTTTAATGCAAATCTTGATTCAATTCTCCCAATCCGAACGTTCCACCCCTGCAAATGTGGGGCCCTCCAGGACAAGCAACGGTGAAGAATCCTCTCATATTCTTCTCGATAAACAGCAGTGA